From Pontibacillus yanchengensis, the proteins below share one genomic window:
- a CDS encoding YwiC-like family protein, with amino-acid sequence MKPLLPKQHGAWAMLLVPFLLGITSSAFTSTHVPLFLGWLFLYLSTYPLLMLVKGKKKKEYYKWSGIYVGFTLLFLAIVLLNEWEMLYFGLMMIPLFFVILYFAKRKKERAFLNDVTAIIVFCIGGLASYYLGAGSLDKQGWMIAILCFLFFLGSTFFVKTMIREKKNVAFRWYSWSYHALLLILVVLFTQSLLFMIAFIPSVIRAFTLYGKKLTIMQLGVAEIVNSVCFLVTIIILV; translated from the coding sequence ATGAAACCATTACTACCAAAGCAACATGGAGCATGGGCTATGCTACTTGTACCATTTCTATTAGGAATAACCTCAAGCGCATTTACTAGTACACATGTCCCGTTGTTCCTAGGATGGTTATTTCTTTATTTATCAACTTATCCATTGTTGATGCTAGTGAAGGGGAAAAAGAAGAAGGAGTACTATAAATGGTCAGGTATATATGTCGGCTTCACTTTACTTTTTCTAGCTATTGTTTTGTTGAATGAGTGGGAAATGCTCTATTTTGGACTTATGATGATTCCTTTGTTCTTTGTGATTTTGTATTTTGCTAAAAGGAAGAAAGAGCGGGCTTTTCTCAATGATGTAACAGCTATAATTGTTTTTTGTATAGGAGGATTGGCAAGTTATTACCTTGGAGCTGGTAGCTTAGATAAGCAGGGGTGGATGATTGCTATACTATGCTTTCTGTTTTTTCTAGGCAGCACATTCTTTGTTAAAACGATGATAAGAGAAAAGAAAAATGTAGCCTTCCGTTGGTATTCTTGGAGTTATCATGCATTGCTTCTCATACTTGTCGTTTTGTTTACGCAATCTTTGCTATTCATGATTGCATTTATTCCAAGTGTGATACGGGCATTTACGCTTTATGGGAAAAAACTCACCATTATGCAGTTAGGTGTTGCGGAAATTGTCAATTCAGTGTGCTTCTTGGTTACAATCATTATCTTGGTGTAG
- a CDS encoding TIGR04053 family radical SAM/SPASM domain-containing protein codes for MIDRDFNKNPFIVIWELTRACELHCLHCRAEAQYTRHPLELTFEEGKQLIDSIYEMDNPMLVFTGGDPLMRPDVYDIASYAVQKGVRVSMTPSATPNVTKEAIKKAKDVGLARWAFSLDGPNAKIHDHFRGTSGSFDLTMNAIEYIHELSLPLQINTVISRYNVDVLDEMADLIQTLGCVLWSVFFLVPTGRGKDSDMISPAEHEKVFRWLNDLQGNVSFDIKTTAAQHYRRVVIMDKMRKNKDKQTEIQYVDALHAGKTGQFDGLGRAPRGVNDGNGFVFISHIGDVYPSGLLPVKAGNVRTESLADIYRHSPVFKSLRNPDEYKGKCGVCEYRYVCGGSRSRAYALTGDYLESEPACVYIPKSMRKTKG; via the coding sequence ATGATCGATCGAGACTTTAATAAGAATCCCTTTATTGTCATATGGGAACTAACAAGAGCGTGTGAGTTACATTGTCTTCACTGCCGAGCGGAAGCTCAATACACCCGCCATCCACTTGAATTGACTTTTGAAGAAGGAAAACAATTAATAGATTCCATTTATGAAATGGACAACCCTATGCTTGTGTTCACCGGTGGTGACCCTCTCATGAGGCCTGATGTCTATGATATTGCCTCTTATGCTGTTCAAAAAGGTGTTCGGGTATCCATGACACCGAGTGCAACACCAAATGTAACCAAAGAAGCAATTAAGAAAGCCAAAGATGTCGGTCTTGCTCGTTGGGCTTTTAGCTTGGATGGCCCCAATGCAAAAATACACGATCACTTCAGAGGTACTTCTGGATCATTCGACCTAACGATGAACGCGATTGAGTATATACATGAATTATCCTTGCCCTTACAAATTAACACTGTCATTTCACGCTATAATGTGGACGTGTTAGACGAAATGGCAGACTTGATCCAGACATTAGGGTGTGTGCTTTGGAGTGTGTTCTTCCTTGTACCAACTGGAAGAGGGAAAGACAGCGATATGATTTCACCGGCTGAACATGAAAAAGTCTTCCGTTGGTTAAACGACTTACAAGGAAACGTATCCTTCGACATTAAAACAACAGCCGCTCAACATTACCGCCGAGTAGTCATTATGGATAAGATGAGAAAAAATAAAGATAAACAAACTGAAATTCAATATGTAGATGCTTTGCATGCTGGGAAGACGGGGCAATTTGATGGGCTTGGACGTGCCCCTAGAGGTGTAAATGACGGAAATGGATTTGTGTTTATCTCTCATATTGGGGATGTTTACCCAAGCGGCCTATTACCAGTTAAAGCAGGTAATGTTCGAACAGAATCTTTAGCTGACATATACCGCCACTCCCCTGTCTTCAAGAGTTTACGAAACCCAGATGAATATAAAGGTAAATGTGGTGTATGCGAATACCGTTATGTATGTGGCGGTTCTAGGTCAAGGGCCTATGCACTTACTGGAGACTACTTAGAGAGTGAACCAGCTTGTGTGTATATCCCCAAAAGCATGCGAAAGACCAAAGGCTAA
- a CDS encoding alpha/beta fold hydrolase, with amino-acid sequence MAYVEVDDGVELYYKAEGEGKPVIFIHGVWMSSRFFHKQMAYFKEGYRAITLDLRGHGNASKVQTGHTVAQYARDVKAFMEKLELKDVTLIGWSMGAFVIWEYLHQYGEDNIKASVIVDELASDFKWDDFDIGAFDLATLTSMMRDIQTDQSQLLEGFLPLMFKEDLSKEELKWMLRETMKVPASIASAILFDQSIIDCRPYFSSITLPTLLCFGRAEKLIPVAAGEHLHKEIPYSRLEIFEDSCHCPFLEEPERFNMVVDRYLQSL; translated from the coding sequence ATGGCGTATGTGGAAGTGGATGATGGTGTTGAATTGTATTATAAAGCAGAAGGGGAAGGGAAGCCTGTTATTTTCATTCACGGCGTGTGGATGAGTAGTCGTTTTTTCCATAAACAAATGGCTTATTTTAAAGAGGGATACCGTGCAATAACATTAGATTTGCGCGGACATGGTAACGCTTCTAAAGTACAGACTGGTCATACTGTTGCTCAATATGCTCGGGATGTGAAAGCGTTCATGGAGAAGCTGGAGTTAAAAGATGTAACGCTGATTGGTTGGTCGATGGGAGCGTTTGTGATTTGGGAATACCTGCACCAATATGGAGAGGACAATATTAAAGCATCTGTCATAGTAGATGAGCTGGCTTCTGATTTTAAGTGGGACGATTTTGACATTGGTGCCTTTGATCTTGCTACTCTTACAAGTATGATGAGAGATATTCAAACAGATCAATCGCAGCTACTGGAAGGTTTTCTACCTTTAATGTTTAAAGAGGACCTCTCTAAAGAAGAGTTGAAATGGATGCTAAGAGAAACTATGAAAGTACCAGCCTCTATTGCAAGTGCTATTTTATTTGATCAATCGATTATCGATTGTCGCCCCTACTTTTCTTCGATTACGTTACCCACCTTACTTTGCTTTGGAAGAGCAGAGAAACTCATACCTGTCGCAGCCGGCGAGCATCTGCACAAAGAAATTCCGTATTCTCGTTTAGAGATTTTTGAAGATAGTTGCCATTGTCCATTTTTAGAGGAGCCGGAGCGGTTTAACATGGTGGTTGATCGCTATTTGCAGTCGTTATAG
- a CDS encoding NAD(P)H-binding protein produces the protein MNQNPSARRRPVVALTGASGYIGNNLLQKLTKHADVIALSRNIENKQDTEHITWRACDLYSLADAEKALEGADFAVYLVHSMLPSAKLTQGSFEDMDVILADNFAQAANKQGLKQIVYLSGIIPKSRRLSRHLRSRLQVENILRAYGTPVTTIRAGLIVGPKGSSFPILAKLVKRLPVMLLPKWTRKKTHPIALPDVLYALDHSIGNVNLSGKAIDVGGPQTMTYKEMMRQTAQAMGKERRLIDVPFLTVNLSRLWVSLTTNTPKEMVYPLIESLVHPMTTHPENMSEEISYGKIPFKEAARYSLQEEEKQGQQKTLPSMKLQPPSIQHDVRSVQRIPLPDGKKADWVALYYIEWLSKMVHPLLQVREKDQGQYQILFPITHQPVLEFTYSPERSTVDRTLFYITGGVFEDAKKNERGRLEFRQIPNQQECIVAIHDYMPSLPWFIYKYTQAKAHLWVMHQFKKHLQTINTTTSHQPIIV, from the coding sequence ATGAACCAAAACCCATCAGCCAGAAGAAGACCTGTTGTCGCCTTAACAGGTGCAAGTGGATACATCGGAAATAATCTATTACAAAAACTGACCAAGCATGCCGATGTCATAGCCCTTTCAAGGAACATAGAGAACAAACAAGACACAGAGCATATTACGTGGCGTGCGTGTGACTTATATTCGTTAGCTGATGCTGAAAAAGCACTGGAAGGCGCTGATTTCGCCGTCTATCTTGTCCATTCTATGCTCCCCTCTGCCAAGCTTACACAAGGGTCGTTTGAAGATATGGACGTGATATTAGCTGATAATTTTGCTCAAGCTGCAAATAAACAAGGTCTGAAACAAATTGTGTACTTAAGTGGCATTATTCCTAAATCGAGACGACTTTCCCGTCACTTGCGTAGCCGTCTTCAGGTAGAAAATATTCTAAGAGCGTATGGAACACCTGTGACCACTATCCGAGCAGGCCTTATCGTTGGTCCAAAAGGGTCATCCTTCCCTATTTTAGCCAAGCTCGTTAAGCGACTACCTGTGATGCTGTTGCCTAAATGGACAAGGAAAAAGACGCACCCCATTGCACTACCAGATGTTTTATATGCTTTAGATCACAGCATCGGTAATGTTAACTTATCTGGAAAAGCGATTGATGTTGGCGGGCCACAAACGATGACCTACAAAGAAATGATGCGGCAAACAGCTCAAGCAATGGGAAAAGAACGACGTTTGATCGATGTCCCTTTTTTAACCGTCAACTTGTCCCGATTATGGGTGAGTTTAACGACTAACACACCAAAAGAAATGGTCTATCCATTGATTGAAAGCCTTGTTCATCCGATGACAACTCATCCAGAGAATATGTCTGAGGAAATTAGTTATGGCAAAATCCCATTCAAAGAAGCTGCAAGGTACTCTCTACAAGAAGAGGAAAAACAAGGCCAACAGAAAACATTGCCATCCATGAAACTTCAACCACCATCTATTCAACATGATGTACGATCTGTGCAACGAATTCCCCTACCTGATGGAAAAAAGGCTGACTGGGTAGCTCTTTATTATATAGAGTGGTTGTCTAAAATGGTACATCCTTTATTACAGGTAAGGGAAAAGGATCAGGGTCAGTATCAAATCCTGTTCCCAATCACGCATCAGCCTGTCCTGGAATTCACGTATTCACCAGAGCGTAGCACGGTAGATCGAACTCTTTTTTACATTACAGGAGGTGTATTTGAAGACGCGAAGAAAAATGAACGAGGGAGGCTAGAGTTTAGACAAATCCCTAATCAGCAAGAGTGTATCGTTGCCATACATGATTACATGCCATCATTACCATGGTTCATCTATAAATACACCCAAGCAAAAGCTCATTTATGGGTGATGCATCAATTCAAGAAACACTTACAAACCATCAATACTACTACCTCCCATCAACCCATTATTGTATAG
- a CDS encoding DHA2 family efflux MFS transporter permease subunit, with protein MVDQNYNKVLIAALLLSGSFIAVLNQTLMITAIPPIMEEMNITANTAQWLTTIFMLVNGIMIPISAFLIERFTTRQLFMTAMAVFAFGTLVGAIAPNYPVLIMGRVIQSSGAGVMLPLMQTVFLMIFPYNKRGAAMGYIGLVISFAPAIGPALSGYITEHYSWRVLFLFILPIAFIIIGIANYALKNVTELTKPKVDPISIILSSAGFGGLLYGFTSAGNYGWDSSRTIVVLVIGVVTLLFFILRQLRLHHPMLEFRVFKYPIFTIATMIGMIGFIGLIGSETLIPLYMQNMRDFTALQSGLVLLPGAIISGLMSPITGRIFDRIGARLLTMVGLSIITVSTFFLSFLDTATTLTMLTVFYAIRMFGLSMVMMPATTAGLNQLPDKLIPHGAAMSNTMRQVSASVGTAILVTVMTKTAETAQQQSSIANPEIHGVNVAFMVITVLSFLGMVLSFFVKKQDGPVEQQETEASSQQQSTQQTQNA; from the coding sequence ATGGTAGATCAAAATTATAATAAAGTCTTAATTGCTGCCTTGCTTCTTTCCGGATCGTTCATCGCCGTATTGAACCAAACACTAATGATTACAGCAATTCCGCCCATCATGGAAGAAATGAACATAACGGCGAATACGGCGCAATGGCTAACCACGATATTCATGCTTGTGAATGGGATTATGATTCCCATCAGTGCTTTTTTAATTGAACGTTTTACAACTCGCCAATTATTTATGACAGCGATGGCTGTATTTGCTTTTGGTACGTTAGTTGGTGCTATTGCACCCAACTATCCGGTTTTGATTATGGGAAGGGTTATTCAATCGAGTGGTGCAGGTGTGATGCTCCCGCTCATGCAAACCGTATTTCTTATGATTTTCCCTTATAACAAACGCGGTGCTGCCATGGGATATATTGGACTTGTCATCTCATTCGCTCCAGCCATCGGCCCGGCTTTATCTGGCTATATAACAGAACATTACTCCTGGAGAGTGTTGTTCCTGTTTATTCTACCAATCGCCTTTATCATTATTGGGATTGCCAATTACGCATTAAAAAATGTCACGGAACTTACCAAACCAAAAGTCGATCCAATTTCCATCATTCTTTCTTCAGCAGGGTTTGGAGGTCTATTATATGGATTCACAAGCGCTGGGAATTATGGATGGGACAGTTCCAGAACCATCGTTGTACTAGTAATCGGGGTTGTGACGCTACTTTTCTTTATCCTACGTCAATTACGACTCCATCATCCAATGCTTGAATTTAGAGTATTCAAATATCCTATCTTTACCATTGCAACCATGATTGGAATGATTGGATTTATCGGTTTAATAGGTTCTGAAACACTTATTCCACTATATATGCAAAACATGCGTGATTTCACAGCTCTACAATCTGGACTTGTTCTGTTACCTGGGGCGATTATTTCTGGATTAATGTCCCCTATTACAGGTCGTATCTTTGATAGGATTGGAGCGAGACTTTTGACGATGGTTGGTTTATCCATCATCACCGTCTCTACCTTCTTCCTTTCCTTCTTAGATACAGCGACGACATTGACTATGTTAACTGTATTTTATGCAATCCGAATGTTTGGTCTATCTATGGTCATGATGCCAGCTACTACAGCTGGATTAAATCAGCTACCAGACAAACTCATCCCTCACGGTGCAGCTATGAGTAATACGATGCGTCAGGTTTCTGCATCTGTAGGCACAGCTATCCTTGTAACCGTCATGACAAAGACAGCAGAGACCGCTCAGCAGCAATCTTCTATCGCTAACCCTGAAATACATGGCGTCAATGTAGCCTTCATGGTCATTACTGTCCTTTCCTTCTTAGGGATGGTTTTATCCTTCTTCGTAAAAAAACAAGATGGACCCGTTGAACAACAGGAAACAGAAGCAAGTTCACAGCAACAATCAACACAACAAACTCAAAACGCTTAA
- a CDS encoding GntR family transcriptional regulator — MADPLYRKIATQIKNEIKEGNWKEGESIPTEAHLSEQYTASRVTIRQAIKTLVEEGLLERIQGSGTYVRERKVEHNIFELVGFTEEMRKFNKQPVNKVLDFQLMTPTEHVRSMLNVPEEEKVFYIRRLRIVEDIPYVLEITYVPVSMFPNLSYSTMQGSKYDYIEREVGMKIKESYQEVIPILPEPDIAEALTVDETMPLLKIQSYSVLDNGTIFEYTESYFKSDEYRFKLKASRP, encoded by the coding sequence ATGGCAGATCCTTTATATAGAAAGATTGCTACCCAAATAAAGAATGAAATAAAAGAAGGGAATTGGAAAGAAGGGGAGTCTATTCCGACAGAGGCGCATTTGTCTGAGCAATATACTGCATCGCGCGTTACCATCCGTCAGGCCATCAAAACGTTAGTAGAAGAAGGGCTGCTGGAAAGAATACAAGGTAGTGGGACGTATGTAAGGGAACGTAAGGTAGAGCATAATATATTTGAACTTGTAGGGTTTACAGAGGAAATGAGAAAGTTTAACAAGCAACCAGTAAATAAAGTTCTCGATTTTCAATTAATGACTCCTACAGAACATGTACGAAGTATGCTTAATGTTCCTGAGGAGGAAAAGGTGTTCTATATAAGAAGACTGAGAATCGTTGAAGATATTCCTTACGTACTAGAGATTACATATGTTCCAGTAAGTATGTTTCCAAATTTATCTTATAGCACCATGCAAGGTTCGAAATATGACTACATCGAGAGGGAAGTCGGGATGAAGATCAAAGAAAGTTATCAAGAAGTAATCCCTATTTTACCTGAACCTGATATTGCTGAGGCTTTAACTGTTGATGAAACAATGCCTTTGTTAAAAATACAATCGTATAGTGTATTAGACAATGGAACCATTTTTGAATATACAGAGAGCTACTTTAAGAGTGATGAGTACAGATTCAAGCTAAAAGCGAGCAGACCCTAA
- a CDS encoding PTS transporter subunit EIIC, protein MKKYFGSLQKFGKSLMVPVALLPAAGILLGFGAALTGPLVDTLTFLQNDIVQFIGKGMSDIGISIFNNLAVIFAIGVAIGLTGGSGIAALAALLGYIIMNKTISFALSITPEMASNNGEYGMALGIPTLETGVLGGIVVGLLAVWIYNKFHEFDPPEVLGFFAGDRSVGIAMVFSSIFLAMAMMVVWPPIQTGINTVANIISNGATNPLYIGLYGFLERALIPTGLHHIWYAPFLWTPLGGTTEVAGNQVSGDQYIFLAQVSEGVKVTAGRYMAGKFPVIMFGLVGAALAMYRQADLKNRPVVKGMLVAAAGTAFLTGITEPIEFTFLFVAPFLFLFHSLLAGISFAVMYMLDVHLGWAGGSGLIDYILVNAIPGTNNWWVNIVAGAVFFVIYYFSFSFAIKKWDLATPGRGGQDNKLFTRQDYNEQKKGNKSGQSKETAVAIMNALGGQQNLKHVDACFTRLRVEVSELDKIDEDKLKELGASGVVKVDHNIQAIFGGRSDLYKNEMNRVIQETNAS, encoded by the coding sequence ATGAAGAAATATTTCGGAAGCCTACAAAAGTTCGGAAAGTCACTAATGGTGCCTGTGGCCTTGCTTCCAGCGGCAGGTATTTTACTAGGTTTCGGTGCTGCTCTGACAGGGCCACTCGTCGATACACTCACCTTCCTACAAAATGATATCGTTCAGTTTATTGGGAAAGGCATGTCTGATATCGGCATTAGCATTTTTAACAACTTGGCTGTCATTTTTGCTATTGGTGTTGCTATTGGCCTTACCGGTGGATCTGGTATTGCTGCTCTTGCTGCATTACTAGGTTATATCATCATGAACAAAACCATTTCCTTTGCCCTCAGTATTACGCCTGAAATGGCTTCCAATAACGGTGAGTATGGGATGGCGCTTGGCATACCCACGCTTGAAACAGGCGTGCTTGGGGGAATTGTCGTTGGTTTATTAGCCGTATGGATTTATAACAAGTTCCATGAATTTGATCCTCCAGAAGTTCTAGGTTTCTTTGCAGGAGATCGATCTGTTGGAATTGCAATGGTCTTCTCTTCCATCTTTCTCGCTATGGCTATGATGGTCGTTTGGCCTCCAATCCAAACAGGTATCAATACCGTAGCCAATATCATTTCAAACGGAGCTACAAACCCACTTTACATCGGATTATATGGTTTTCTAGAACGTGCCTTAATCCCAACAGGATTACACCATATCTGGTATGCTCCATTTTTATGGACACCTCTCGGCGGAACAACTGAAGTAGCTGGTAATCAAGTTTCTGGTGATCAATACATTTTCCTTGCCCAAGTTTCAGAGGGTGTGAAAGTAACCGCTGGTCGTTACATGGCTGGTAAATTCCCAGTAATTATGTTCGGGCTGGTTGGTGCTGCTCTTGCTATGTACCGTCAAGCAGATTTGAAGAACCGCCCAGTCGTAAAAGGCATGTTAGTTGCAGCAGCAGGTACAGCATTCTTAACGGGAATCACAGAGCCTATTGAATTTACATTCTTATTTGTTGCACCCTTCCTGTTTCTTTTCCACTCGCTTCTAGCAGGAATTTCCTTTGCAGTTATGTACATGCTAGATGTCCACCTTGGCTGGGCAGGTGGATCAGGATTAATTGACTACATTCTTGTTAACGCCATTCCTGGAACAAATAACTGGTGGGTCAATATCGTTGCTGGTGCTGTATTCTTTGTAATCTATTATTTCTCTTTCTCTTTTGCTATAAAAAAATGGGACCTTGCCACACCTGGACGTGGTGGACAAGACAACAAACTATTTACACGACAAGATTACAACGAACAGAAAAAAGGAAATAAAAGTGGCCAATCCAAAGAAACAGCTGTAGCGATTATGAATGCCCTTGGAGGCCAACAAAACCTTAAGCATGTAGACGCGTGCTTTACACGGTTAAGAGTAGAGGTTTCTGAACTAGATAAGATAGATGAGGATAAATTGAAAGAGCTTGGTGCATCAGGGGTAGTAAAGGTTGATCACAACATCCAAGCGATCTTTGGTGGACGATCTGACTTGTACAAAAATGAAATGAATAGAGTAATCCAAGAAACCAATGCTTCTTAG
- the ric gene encoding iron-sulfur cluster repair di-iron protein: MQQTFTKESIVGDIVTKFPKASDLFKSYRIDFCCGGNRPLIEAIEERELSPEQVLTDLNTLYSESKALQDAEIDWLNASSQELIDHIIAKHHRYLNEELPQLSPYVTKVLRVHGTSNPHLSTVHTLFHRLKTELEQHTIKEETHDFPLLLEHEQNPTEETRRNVMKIVQELENEHYTAGNLLKKLREATNDYTPPQGACGTYRLVYQRLEAIETDLHEHIHLENNILFSRV; the protein is encoded by the coding sequence ATGCAACAAACGTTCACGAAAGAATCCATCGTAGGTGATATTGTAACGAAATTCCCTAAAGCTAGTGATTTGTTCAAATCGTATCGTATCGATTTTTGTTGTGGCGGAAATCGTCCACTAATTGAAGCTATTGAAGAAAGAGAATTGTCTCCAGAGCAAGTATTAACTGATTTAAATACCCTTTACAGTGAATCAAAAGCATTACAGGATGCAGAAATTGATTGGCTCAATGCTTCCTCTCAAGAACTGATTGATCATATTATTGCCAAACATCATCGATACTTAAATGAAGAATTGCCACAACTAAGCCCTTATGTAACAAAAGTGTTGCGTGTGCATGGCACCTCTAACCCTCACTTATCTACTGTTCACACGCTATTTCATCGCTTAAAGACAGAACTTGAACAACATACCATCAAAGAAGAAACACATGACTTTCCTTTATTATTAGAACATGAGCAAAATCCAACAGAAGAAACTCGTAGGAACGTTATGAAAATAGTACAAGAATTAGAAAATGAACATTATACTGCTGGAAACCTATTAAAAAAATTACGCGAGGCTACCAATGATTACACTCCTCCCCAAGGAGCCTGTGGCACTTATCGTCTCGTTTATCAACGACTTGAAGCCATTGAGACTGACTTGCATGAACATATACATTTAGAAAATAATATACTTTTCTCCCGAGTGTGA
- a CDS encoding 6-phospho-alpha-glucosidase has protein sequence MKRQNLVVVGAGSTYTIGMIMSLIAEKEQFPLKSITFYDTDVDRQEQVAKASEIILRERYPELDSFHYTTDKQEAFSNADFVFIQIRTGGLAMREKDEQIPLRYDAVGQETCGPGGMAYGLRSIGDMIQLVNDVRSFSPDAWILNYTNPAAIVAEALRREFPEDNKVLNICDMPAAIMVSYASILGKEVFDLVPEYFGLNHFGWFTKIYDKQGVDHTNTLKRAITEDGFIPEDAEIANDPNWIKTFKQVEQMVTDFPEYLPNTYLQYYLYPTQMVEKEDPTNTRARQVINGREKRVHTLADQIIKDGSTENVELEVDIHGRYMVRVAASMAYNNEDIFIVMVENNGTIANLQDDVMVEVPAMITNRGPKPFSVGNISTFYKGLIENQLAYEKLVVDAYEQNSYEKALQALTLNRTVVDVPKARKILDDLIDANKDYWPTLHANKQHVVTS, from the coding sequence ATGAAAAGACAAAACCTAGTAGTGGTTGGTGCAGGCAGTACATACACCATTGGTATGATCATGAGCTTAATTGCAGAAAAAGAACAGTTCCCGCTAAAATCCATCACCTTTTATGACACAGATGTAGACCGACAAGAACAGGTAGCAAAAGCCTCCGAAATCATTCTTAGAGAGCGCTACCCAGAACTGGATAGTTTTCACTATACGACCGATAAACAAGAAGCTTTCTCAAACGCAGATTTTGTTTTTATTCAAATTCGTACTGGCGGTCTTGCTATGAGAGAAAAGGATGAACAAATCCCTCTCCGCTACGATGCGGTTGGTCAAGAAACGTGCGGTCCTGGGGGAATGGCTTATGGCCTACGCTCCATTGGCGATATGATTCAGCTCGTAAACGATGTTCGCTCCTTTTCGCCTGATGCGTGGATATTAAACTATACAAATCCAGCTGCGATTGTAGCAGAAGCTTTGCGACGCGAATTTCCAGAAGACAACAAAGTCCTCAACATTTGCGATATGCCTGCTGCTATCATGGTTAGCTATGCAAGCATTCTAGGAAAAGAAGTCTTTGATCTCGTACCCGAATACTTCGGGCTAAATCACTTTGGCTGGTTCACTAAAATTTATGATAAACAAGGTGTGGACCATACAAACACATTAAAACGAGCTATTACAGAAGATGGCTTCATCCCTGAAGATGCAGAAATTGCGAATGATCCGAATTGGATCAAAACGTTCAAACAAGTAGAACAGATGGTGACAGACTTCCCTGAATACTTACCTAATACGTATTTACAGTATTATTTATACCCAACTCAAATGGTAGAAAAAGAAGATCCAACCAACACTCGAGCTCGCCAAGTAATCAATGGTAGAGAAAAAAGAGTACACACATTAGCCGATCAAATCATCAAAGATGGATCGACCGAAAATGTAGAATTAGAAGTGGATATACATGGTCGATATATGGTTCGAGTAGCAGCTTCGATGGCTTATAACAACGAAGATATATTTATCGTAATGGTTGAGAACAACGGAACGATTGCCAACCTTCAGGATGATGTCATGGTAGAAGTACCAGCTATGATTACAAACCGTGGACCTAAGCCTTTCTCTGTTGGAAATATTTCTACTTTTTATAAAGGTTTAATCGAAAACCAACTTGCTTATGAAAAGCTCGTCGTAGATGCATACGAACAAAACAGCTATGAGAAAGCCTTACAAGCACTGACGTTAAACCGGACTGTCGTTGACGTTCCAAAAGCACGAAAAATACTTGATGACCTTATCGATGCGAATAAAGACTATTGGCCAACTCTCCATGCAAACAAGCAACATGTCGTAACTTCATAG